Proteins encoded by one window of Streptomyces sp. NBC_01477:
- a CDS encoding FAD binding domain-containing protein: MSTYAQQTAENVTLPSSLDEAVAALAAMPSAVPVAGGTDLMASVNAGLLRPAALVGLGRIAEIRGWQYADGAALLGAGLTHARMGRPDFAALIPALATAARSAGPPQIRNAGTLGGNIVSAAPTGDALPVLAALEASVILAGPEADREIPVSHLLTGMDPLRPGELLAFVRIPLLHAPQTFLKATGRTGPGRAVASVALVVDPARRQVRCAVGAVAQVPLRPLEAEQWVAGLIDWDGERSLAPEACTAFGEYVAAACIPDQPGVELPPAAVQLRRTVAALSRRALGRALA, translated from the coding sequence GTGAGCACGTATGCACAGCAGACCGCGGAGAATGTCACGTTGCCGTCCTCGCTCGACGAGGCGGTGGCGGCGCTCGCCGCCATGCCCAGCGCGGTGCCGGTCGCGGGCGGCACCGATCTGATGGCGTCGGTCAACGCCGGGCTGCTGCGCCCGGCTGCACTTGTCGGGCTCGGCCGCATCGCCGAGATCCGCGGCTGGCAGTACGCCGACGGGGCCGCGCTGCTCGGCGCGGGACTCACCCACGCGCGCATGGGCCGCCCGGACTTCGCCGCGCTCATCCCCGCGCTCGCCACCGCCGCCCGTTCGGCGGGACCCCCGCAGATCCGCAACGCGGGCACCCTCGGCGGCAACATCGTCTCCGCCGCGCCCACCGGTGACGCCCTCCCGGTGCTGGCCGCGCTGGAGGCGAGCGTCATCCTCGCGGGTCCCGAGGCCGACCGGGAGATCCCGGTCAGCCATCTGCTGACCGGCATGGACCCGTTGCGCCCCGGCGAGCTGCTGGCCTTCGTCCGCATCCCGCTGCTGCACGCCCCGCAGACCTTCCTCAAGGCCACCGGGCGTACGGGCCCCGGCCGGGCGGTCGCCTCCGTCGCGCTCGTCGTGGACCCGGCCCGGCGCCAGGTGCGCTGCGCGGTCGGCGCGGTCGCCCAGGTCCCGCTGCGCCCGCTGGAGGCCGAGCAGTGGGTGGCCGGCCTGATCGACTGGGACGGCGAGCGCAGCCTCGCCCCCGAGGCGTGCACGGCCTTCGGGGAGTACGTCGCCGCCGCGTGCATCCCCGACCAGCCGGGGGTCGAACTGCCCCCGGCCGCCGTCCAGCTGCGCCGCACGGTGGCCGCACTGTCCCGCCGAGCGCTCGGGAGGGCCCTGGCATGA
- a CDS encoding beta-N-acetylhexosaminidase, protein MDLIPQPRRTRTEGGTFELGAGTRLEVGRGAEPTARWLRGVLGPATGLDFPAGAGGERGSTVRLTVDPALGREAYRLTVGPDTLRLTGGDAAGVFWAAQTLRQLMDPAAFRRAPVRRDRTWTVPVCDIEDRPRFHWRGFMLDVARHFMPKDGVLRHLDLMAAHKLNVLHLHLTDDQGWRPEITRYPRLTEVGAWRHRTKVGLRESPLWDERPHGGYYTQDDLREIVAYAEDRHITVVPEIDIPGHSQAAIAAYPELGNADVVDTAALPVLPHWGVNPNVLAPAEATLRFYENVLAELLDIFPGTFFHIGGDECPKEQWRASPAAQARIAELGVADEDALQSALIRHFDRWLADRGRRLIGWDEILEGGLAEGAAVSSWQGYAGGIAAARAGHDVVMCPQGQVYLDWRQADGPDEPVPIAHVRTLEDVYRFEPVPAELTAAEAEHVIGTQANVWTEVLDSPRAVDYAVYPRLVALAEVAWSHLPAPAERDWSGFEARMRAHYARLDALGVEYRPPGGPLPWQRRPGVLGRPLDGPPPIV, encoded by the coding sequence ATGGATCTCATCCCGCAGCCGCGGCGGACGCGGACAGAGGGCGGCACGTTCGAGCTGGGCGCCGGCACGCGGCTGGAGGTCGGGAGGGGGGCCGAGCCCACCGCCCGCTGGCTGCGCGGGGTGCTCGGGCCGGCGACCGGCCTGGACTTCCCCGCCGGCGCGGGCGGCGAGCGCGGCAGCACCGTACGCCTCACCGTGGACCCGGCCCTCGGCCGGGAGGCGTACCGGCTGACGGTGGGCCCGGACACCCTGCGGCTCACCGGCGGCGACGCGGCCGGCGTCTTCTGGGCCGCGCAGACACTGCGCCAGCTCATGGACCCGGCGGCCTTCCGCCGCGCCCCGGTCCGCCGGGACCGGACCTGGACCGTGCCGGTCTGCGACATCGAGGACCGGCCCCGCTTCCACTGGCGCGGCTTCATGCTGGACGTCGCACGCCACTTCATGCCCAAGGACGGCGTCCTGCGCCACCTGGACCTGATGGCCGCGCACAAGCTGAACGTGCTGCACCTGCACCTGACCGACGACCAGGGCTGGCGCCCGGAGATCACCCGCTACCCGCGGCTGACCGAGGTCGGCGCGTGGCGGCACAGGACGAAGGTCGGGCTGCGGGAGTCCCCGCTGTGGGACGAGCGCCCGCACGGCGGTTACTACACCCAGGACGACCTGCGGGAGATCGTCGCGTACGCCGAGGACCGGCACATCACGGTGGTGCCGGAGATCGACATCCCGGGCCACTCGCAGGCGGCGATCGCCGCGTATCCGGAACTCGGCAACGCCGACGTCGTGGACACCGCCGCGCTGCCGGTGCTGCCGCACTGGGGTGTGAACCCCAACGTGCTGGCGCCCGCCGAGGCGACCCTGCGCTTCTACGAGAACGTGCTGGCCGAGCTGCTGGACATCTTCCCGGGCACGTTCTTCCACATCGGCGGCGACGAGTGTCCCAAGGAGCAGTGGCGGGCCTCGCCCGCCGCTCAGGCGCGGATCGCCGAACTCGGGGTGGCGGACGAGGACGCCCTGCAGAGCGCGCTGATCCGGCACTTCGACCGCTGGCTCGCGGACCGCGGGCGGCGGCTGATCGGCTGGGACGAGATCCTGGAGGGCGGCCTCGCGGAGGGCGCCGCGGTGTCGTCCTGGCAGGGCTACGCGGGCGGGATCGCCGCGGCCAGGGCCGGGCACGACGTGGTCATGTGCCCGCAGGGCCAGGTGTATCTGGACTGGCGGCAGGCGGACGGCCCCGACGAGCCGGTGCCGATCGCGCATGTGCGGACCCTGGAGGACGTCTACCGCTTCGAGCCGGTCCCCGCGGAACTGACCGCGGCCGAGGCGGAACACGTCATCGGCACCCAGGCCAATGTGTGGACCGAAGTCCTGGACTCACCGCGGGCGGTGGACTACGCGGTCTACCCGCGGCTCGTCGCGCTGGCCGAGGTCGCCTGGTCGCACCTGCCCGCGCCCGCCGAGCGCGACTGGTCCGGCTTCGAGGCCAGGATGCGCGCCCACTACGCCCGGCTGGACGCCCTGGGAGTGGAATACCGCCCGCCCGGCGGTCCGCTGCCCTGGCAGCGCCGTCCCGGCGTCCTGGGGCGGCCGTTGGACGGGCCGCCCCCGATCGTGTGA
- a CDS encoding DUF3039 domain-containing protein → MSTLEPERGAGTGTLVEPTPQLSHGDGDHERYAHYVQKDKIMASALEGTPVVALCGKVWVPGRDPKKYPVCPMCKEIYEGMPLGGGGDKDKSGKGSGGNA, encoded by the coding sequence ATGAGCACTCTTGAGCCCGAGCGCGGGGCGGGCACCGGCACTCTGGTCGAGCCGACTCCGCAGCTCTCCCACGGTGACGGCGACCACGAGCGCTACGCGCACTATGTCCAGAAGGACAAGATCATGGCGAGCGCGCTGGAAGGCACGCCCGTCGTCGCCCTGTGCGGCAAGGTCTGGGTCCCCGGCCGCGATCCGAAGAAGTATCCGGTCTGCCCGATGTGCAAGGAGATCTACGAGGGCATGCCGCTCGGCGGCGGCGGAGACAAGGACAAGTCCGGCAAGGGCAGCGGCGGCAACGCCTGA
- a CDS encoding YqgE/AlgH family protein, producing the protein MTEVSSLTGRLLVATPKLADPNFDRAVVLLLDHDAEGSLGVVLNRPTPVGVGDVLQPWAALAGLPQVVFQGGPVSLDSALALAVVPGEPRAGEPVELLGWRRVHGAIGLVDLEAPPELLAAELGSLRIFAGYSGWGPGQLERELVDGAWYVVESEPGDVSAPNPERLWRAVLRRQRNELAMVATYPDDPSLN; encoded by the coding sequence ATGACCGAGGTGTCCTCGCTCACCGGGCGACTGCTCGTCGCCACCCCGAAACTGGCCGACCCCAATTTCGACCGGGCCGTGGTGCTGCTCCTCGACCACGACGCGGAGGGGTCGCTCGGCGTCGTCCTGAACCGGCCCACCCCGGTCGGCGTCGGTGATGTGCTCCAGCCGTGGGCCGCGCTGGCCGGCCTGCCCCAGGTCGTCTTCCAGGGCGGCCCGGTCTCGCTGGACTCCGCGCTCGCGCTGGCCGTGGTGCCGGGCGAGCCCCGTGCCGGCGAACCCGTCGAGCTGCTGGGCTGGCGCCGGGTGCACGGGGCGATCGGCCTGGTCGACCTGGAGGCCCCGCCGGAACTGCTCGCCGCCGAGTTGGGCAGCCTGCGGATCTTCGCCGGGTATTCCGGCTGGGGACCCGGCCAGCTGGAGCGCGAGCTGGTCGACGGCGCCTGGTACGTGGTCGAGTCGGAGCCGGGCGACGTGTCGGCGCCGAACCCGGAGCGGCTGTGGCGGGCGGTGCTGCGCAGACAGCGCAATGAGCTGGCGATGGTGGCCACGTATCCCGACGATCCGTCTCTCAACTAG
- a CDS encoding (2Fe-2S)-binding protein codes for MTDQPQQPGPPGNSGAWQPVPGGGDYDPDQTMHVSFAAQLPPEPRPGEDPLGAHGPAGEADPATQWAIPVIRDETEGDSGEYAVGAFTSSWDRAPSPAAPTQSFPAGMFGQGAAAALAAAAQAAAEPEAAPGPEGQWSAFSSGEAVPWQPVDQAAAEAAWSAVTDEVPAADAAPEADPEPGGLPPAAEPQPEPQPEPEAAPEPEPEPEFAEETRSEHPLASYLLRVNGTERPVTDAWLGESLLYVLRERLGLAGAKDGCEQGECGACSVQVDGRLVASCLVPAATAAGSEVRTVEGLSADGRPSDVQQALAECGAVQCGFCIPGMAMTVHDLLEGNHRPTDLETRQALSGNLCRCSGYRGVIDAVRQVVSARDGDDAPSSPRIPAQPGPTSPEAAV; via the coding sequence ATGACCGACCAGCCGCAGCAGCCGGGCCCGCCCGGCAATTCCGGGGCCTGGCAGCCCGTACCGGGCGGCGGGGACTACGACCCCGACCAGACCATGCATGTGTCCTTCGCCGCCCAACTGCCGCCCGAGCCGCGGCCGGGCGAGGACCCGCTGGGCGCGCACGGCCCCGCGGGGGAGGCCGACCCGGCCACCCAGTGGGCGATCCCGGTCATAAGGGATGAGACCGAGGGCGACTCGGGCGAGTACGCGGTCGGCGCCTTCACCTCCTCGTGGGACCGGGCGCCCTCGCCCGCGGCGCCCACGCAGTCCTTCCCCGCCGGGATGTTCGGGCAGGGCGCCGCGGCGGCGCTGGCCGCGGCCGCGCAGGCGGCAGCGGAGCCCGAGGCGGCCCCCGGGCCCGAGGGGCAGTGGTCGGCCTTCTCCAGTGGCGAGGCGGTGCCGTGGCAGCCGGTCGACCAGGCCGCGGCGGAGGCCGCGTGGTCGGCGGTGACCGACGAGGTGCCGGCCGCCGACGCGGCGCCGGAGGCGGACCCGGAGCCCGGCGGCCTGCCGCCGGCCGCAGAGCCGCAGCCCGAACCCCAGCCGGAGCCCGAGGCCGCTCCGGAGCCCGAGCCCGAGCCCGAGTTCGCCGAGGAGACCCGCAGCGAACACCCGCTCGCCTCCTACCTGTTGCGGGTCAACGGCACCGAGCGGCCGGTCACCGACGCCTGGCTCGGCGAGTCGCTGCTGTACGTGCTGCGCGAACGCCTCGGCCTGGCAGGGGCCAAGGACGGCTGCGAGCAGGGCGAGTGCGGTGCCTGCTCGGTCCAGGTGGACGGGCGGCTCGTCGCCTCCTGCCTGGTGCCGGCCGCCACCGCTGCGGGCAGCGAAGTGCGTACCGTCGAGGGCCTGTCGGCCGACGGCCGGCCCTCCGACGTGCAGCAGGCGCTGGCCGAATGCGGCGCCGTGCAGTGCGGCTTCTGCATCCCGGGCATGGCGATGACCGTCCATGACCTGCTGGAGGGCAACCACCGGCCCACCGACCTCGAAACGCGCCAGGCCCTGTCCGGCAACCTGTGCCGCTGCTCCGGCTACCGCGGGGTGATCGACGCGGTACGCCAGGTCGTCAGCGCCCGCGACGGCGACGACGCCCCGTCGTCGCCCCGTATCCCCGCCCAGCCCGGCCCCACGTCCCCGGAGGCCGCCGTATGA
- the murA gene encoding UDP-N-acetylglucosamine 1-carboxyvinyltransferase has protein sequence MTDIADVLLVHGGTPLEGEIRVRGAKNLVPKAMVAALLGSEPSRLRNVPDIRDVRVVRGLLQLHGVTVNAGEEPGELVLDPTRVESANVADIDAHAGSSRIPILFCGPLLHRLGHAFIPGLGGCDIGGRPIDFHFDVLRRFGATIEKRADGQYLEAPQRLRGCKIRLPYPSVGSTEQVLLTAVLAEGVTELSNAAVEPEIEDLICVLQKMGAIISMDTDRTIRITGVDKLGGYTHRAIPDRLEAASWASAALATEGDIYVRGAQQRSMMTFLNTFRRVGGAFAIDDEGIRFWHPGGPLNAIALETDVHPGFQTDWQQPLVVALTQASGLSIVHETVYESRLGFTSALGQMGAHIQLYAECLGGSACRFGQRNFLHSAVVSGPTKLEGADLVIPDLRGGFSYLIAALAAQGTSRVHGIDLINRGYENFLAKLESLGAHIELPGAAAPTTAGSGAAAAVA, from the coding sequence ATGACCGACATCGCCGATGTACTGCTTGTCCATGGCGGAACCCCCCTCGAAGGCGAGATCCGGGTCAGAGGCGCGAAGAATCTCGTGCCCAAGGCCATGGTCGCCGCCCTCCTGGGCAGCGAACCCAGCCGGCTGCGCAATGTGCCGGACATCCGCGACGTCAGAGTGGTGCGCGGGCTGCTCCAGCTGCACGGTGTGACGGTCAACGCCGGCGAGGAACCGGGCGAACTGGTGCTCGACCCGACCCGGGTGGAGAGCGCGAACGTCGCGGACATCGACGCGCACGCGGGCTCGTCGCGGATCCCGATCCTCTTCTGCGGCCCGCTGCTGCACCGGCTCGGCCACGCCTTCATCCCCGGCCTCGGCGGCTGCGACATCGGCGGCCGGCCGATCGACTTCCACTTCGACGTGCTGCGCCGCTTCGGCGCCACGATCGAGAAGCGGGCCGACGGGCAGTACCTGGAGGCCCCGCAGCGGCTGCGCGGCTGCAAGATCCGGCTGCCGTACCCGTCGGTGGGCTCGACCGAGCAGGTGCTGCTGACGGCGGTGCTCGCCGAGGGCGTCACCGAACTGTCGAACGCCGCCGTCGAACCCGAGATCGAGGATCTGATCTGCGTCCTGCAGAAAATGGGCGCGATCATTTCCATGGACACCGACCGTACGATCCGGATCACCGGTGTCGACAAGCTGGGCGGGTACACGCACCGGGCGATTCCGGACCGGCTTGAGGCCGCTTCCTGGGCGAGCGCGGCGCTTGCCACCGAGGGCGACATCTACGTACGCGGCGCGCAGCAGCGGTCGATGATGACCTTCCTGAACACCTTCCGGCGGGTCGGCGGCGCCTTCGCGATCGACGACGAGGGCATCAGGTTCTGGCACCCGGGCGGCCCGCTGAACGCCATCGCGCTGGAGACGGACGTCCACCCCGGCTTCCAGACCGACTGGCAGCAGCCGCTCGTGGTGGCGCTGACGCAGGCGTCGGGGCTGTCCATCGTGCACGAGACGGTCTACGAGTCGCGGCTCGGCTTCACCTCGGCGCTGGGCCAGATGGGAGCGCACATCCAGCTGTACGCGGAGTGCCTGGGCGGCAGCGCGTGCCGGTTCGGGCAGCGCAATTTCCTGCACTCCGCCGTGGTGTCGGGGCCGACCAAACTGGAGGGCGCCGACCTGGTGATCCCGGACCTGCGCGGCGGCTTCTCGTACCTGATCGCGGCGCTGGCGGCGCAGGGCACCTCGCGGGTGCACGGCATCGACCTGATCAACCGCGGCTACGAGAACTTCCTGGCCAAGCTGGAGAGCCTGGGCGCGCACATCGAGCTGCCGGGCGCGGCGGCGCCCACCACCGCGGGGAGCGGGGCGGCGGCGGCGGTCGCCTGA
- a CDS encoding isocitrate lyase/PEP mutase family protein has product MTERTKETPAKTGADALRALHHGRAVGDPLVLPGPWDAASARVFADAGFPALATPSAGISASLGYEDGEGTPPDEMFAAIRRITRAVEVPVSADVEAGYGLPAAELVERLLEAGAAGCNLEDSDPAGTALFDAERQADRLAEVRAAAGRALVINARVDTYLRGPRTPAAAIERGLRYAAAGADCVYPILAPATHLAAIAEAVGVPVNALCRPGSPSPRELGALGATRVTFGGGLQAEALEAVKAMASGMIR; this is encoded by the coding sequence ATGACGGAGCGAACGAAGGAAACACCGGCAAAGACCGGCGCGGACGCGCTGCGGGCGCTGCACCACGGGCGGGCGGTCGGCGACCCCCTGGTGCTGCCCGGGCCGTGGGACGCGGCCAGCGCGCGGGTCTTCGCCGACGCCGGATTCCCCGCGCTGGCCACACCGAGCGCCGGGATCTCCGCGTCCCTCGGGTACGAGGACGGCGAGGGCACGCCCCCCGACGAGATGTTCGCCGCGATCCGCCGCATCACCCGGGCCGTCGAGGTGCCCGTGAGCGCCGATGTCGAGGCCGGTTACGGGCTGCCCGCCGCCGAGCTGGTCGAACGCCTCCTGGAGGCCGGCGCCGCCGGGTGCAACCTGGAGGACTCCGACCCGGCGGGCACGGCGCTCTTCGACGCCGAACGGCAGGCCGACCGGCTCGCCGAGGTCCGCGCGGCGGCCGGGCGGGCACTGGTGATCAACGCGCGCGTCGACACCTACCTGCGGGGGCCGCGGACGCCGGCCGCGGCCATCGAGCGCGGGCTGCGCTACGCCGCCGCGGGCGCCGACTGCGTCTACCCGATCCTCGCCCCCGCGACCCACCTCGCCGCCATCGCCGAGGCCGTCGGCGTCCCCGTCAACGCCCTGTGCAGGCCCGGCAGCCCCTCCCCGCGCGAACTCGGCGCCCTGGGCGCCACCCGGGTCACCTTCGGCGGCGGCCTCCAGGCCGAGGCGCTGGAGGCGGTCAAGGCGATGGCCTCGGGCATGATCCGCTGA
- a CDS encoding MFS transporter, which translates to MAGAGGPGQWGVRGCHTTAIRRSHGTDVDRGRGSRTEGGGRYGLAAGVKCRIAPYAGPVTVAEERTAEGLIPGEGTGGILGREYRALTLGVVSVVLLVAFEATAVSTAMPIAARDLHGLGLYAFGFSGYFTTSLLAMVVSGQWCDRSGPLAPLTAGIAAFAAGLVVSGTAGAMSTFVVGRAVQGFGGGLVIVALYVVVGRAYPERLRPSVMASFSASWVVPSIVGPLVSGTVTEQLGWRWVFLAIPALVALPLAVMLPALRRTVAAPGSQAAGRRPGMDGRRIWLAVALAAGAVLLQYAGQDLRPVSALPALAGAALLVPAARRLLPPGTFRAARGLPTVVLMRGLAAGTFAAAETFIPLMLVTQRGLSATMAGLSLAGGGLTWALGSYVQARPRYEPVRERLVRIGMVLSAAAIAAVPLTLDHAVPVWIVAVAWCLAGLGMGMVISTLTVLMMRMSRPQDAGTNSAALQVSDALANVVLVAAAGTVFAALGGGSLAPSATAGATAAVTAHPAAFAAVFLPAAVLALVAAAVAARLRGGGQPAAARPGKAV; encoded by the coding sequence ATGGCGGGTGCGGGCGGTCCGGGTCAATGGGGCGTGCGGGGGTGCCATACGACTGCCATACGCCGTTCACACGGGACGGACGTGGACAGGGGCCGGGGGAGTAGGACGGAAGGCGGAGGCCGGTACGGTCTCGCGGCAGGGGTGAAATGCCGTATTGCCCCTTACGCTGGGCCGGTGACTGTCGCAGAGGAACGAACCGCCGAAGGCCTGATACCCGGGGAGGGGACGGGCGGCATCCTGGGCCGGGAGTACCGGGCGCTGACGCTCGGGGTGGTCTCGGTGGTGCTGCTGGTGGCGTTCGAGGCCACCGCGGTGAGCACCGCGATGCCGATCGCCGCCCGCGACCTGCACGGCCTGGGGCTCTACGCGTTCGGCTTCTCCGGCTACTTCACGACCTCGCTGCTCGCGATGGTGGTCAGCGGCCAGTGGTGCGACCGCAGCGGGCCGCTGGCGCCGCTGACCGCCGGGATCGCGGCCTTCGCCGCCGGGCTGGTGGTGAGCGGGACGGCCGGGGCGATGAGCACGTTCGTCGTGGGGCGGGCCGTCCAGGGCTTCGGCGGCGGCCTGGTGATCGTCGCGCTGTACGTGGTGGTGGGGCGGGCGTATCCGGAGCGGCTGCGGCCCTCGGTGATGGCGTCGTTCTCGGCGTCCTGGGTGGTGCCGTCGATCGTCGGGCCGCTGGTGTCCGGCACGGTGACGGAGCAACTGGGCTGGCGCTGGGTCTTCCTGGCCATCCCGGCGCTGGTGGCGCTGCCGCTCGCGGTGATGCTGCCCGCGCTGCGGCGTACCGTGGCGGCGCCCGGGAGCCAGGCGGCGGGGCGGCGGCCCGGTATGGACGGCCGGCGGATCTGGCTCGCGGTCGCGCTCGCCGCCGGCGCGGTGCTGCTCCAGTACGCGGGCCAGGACCTGCGGCCGGTCTCGGCACTGCCCGCGCTGGCCGGCGCGGCCCTGCTCGTGCCGGCCGCGCGGCGGCTGCTGCCGCCCGGCACCTTCCGGGCGGCCCGCGGGCTGCCCACGGTGGTGCTGATGCGCGGCCTGGCGGCCGGCACCTTCGCCGCCGCCGAGACCTTCATCCCGCTGATGCTGGTCACCCAGCGCGGCCTGTCGGCGACGATGGCCGGCCTGTCGCTCGCGGGCGGCGGCCTGACCTGGGCGCTCGGCTCGTACGTACAGGCCAGGCCGCGCTACGAGCCGGTGCGCGAGCGGCTGGTGCGGATCGGCATGGTGCTGTCGGCCGCCGCGATCGCGGCGGTGCCGCTGACGCTGGACCACGCGGTGCCGGTGTGGATCGTCGCGGTCGCCTGGTGCCTGGCGGGCCTGGGGATGGGGATGGTGATCTCCACCCTGACGGTGCTGATGATGCGGATGTCCCGGCCGCAGGACGCGGGCACCAACTCCGCGGCCCTCCAGGTCTCCGACGCCCTCGCGAACGTCGTGCTGGTCGCCGCCGCCGGTACGGTCTTCGCGGCCCTCGGCGGCGGCTCCCTGGCCCCTTCGGCGACCGCCGGGGCCACCGCGGCGGTCACCGCCCACCCGGCCGCCTTCGCCGCTGTCTTCCTGCCCGCCGCGGTCCTCGCCCTGGTCGCGGCGGCGGTCGCGGCCCGGCTGCGCGGCGGCGGGCAGCCGGCGGCGGCGCGGCCCGGGAAGGCGGTGTGA
- a CDS encoding xanthine dehydrogenase family protein molybdopterin-binding subunit, which yields MSVIDGPGPAPVAETLAGGGPPHGIGMSVPSTDAAAKTQGTYPYAADLWAEGLLWAAVLRSPYPHARIVRIDTSEAAAMPGVRAVVTHEDVPGDAMHGRLVADRPVFAKDIVRHHGEPIAAVAADHPDTARLAAAAILVEYDVLEPITDPEKAFAAEPLHPDGNLIRHIPLRFGDPDTVGEVIVEGLYRVGRQDPAPIGAEAGLAVPRPDGGVELYVASTDPHADRDIAAACFGLEAGHVKVVVTGVPGAMGDREDSGIQLPLGLLALKTGCPVKFVATREESFLGHAHRHPTLLRYRHHADADGRLVKVEAQILLDAGAYADASSDALAAAVAFAAGPYVVPHVFVEGWAVRTNNPPSGHVRGEGALQVCTAYEGQMDKLAAKIGLEPAEIRMRNVLATGDLLPTGQTVTCPAPVGELLKAVRDADLPPLPDGDDESQWLLPGGTSGAGEPGAVRRGVGYALGMVHVLGAEGTDEVSTATVRVHDGRATVICAAVETGQGFTTLARQIVQEVLGVEDVRVLPSDTDQPPAGPSARGRHTWVSGGAVERAAKMVRTQLLQPLAAKFGMSVELLAIADGKITSYDGVLSTTVAETLDGKELWATAQCRPHPTDRLDETGQGDAFVGLTFCAIRAVVDVDIELGAVRVVELAVAQDVGRILNPRQLAARIEAGVTQGVGLALMEDLRAPRGIVKRPSLTGYALPTALDAPDVRIVKLVEERDVVAPFGAKAVSAVPVVTSPAAVAAAVRAATGRPIARLPIRPQAAIVKPPA from the coding sequence ATGAGCGTCATCGACGGACCAGGACCCGCCCCCGTCGCCGAGACCCTGGCCGGCGGCGGCCCGCCGCACGGCATCGGCATGTCGGTGCCGTCCACCGACGCGGCGGCCAAGACGCAGGGCACGTATCCGTACGCGGCCGACCTGTGGGCCGAGGGCCTGCTGTGGGCCGCGGTCCTGCGCTCGCCGTACCCGCACGCCCGCATCGTCCGTATCGACACCAGCGAGGCCGCCGCCATGCCCGGCGTGCGCGCCGTCGTCACGCACGAGGACGTGCCCGGCGACGCCATGCACGGGCGGCTCGTCGCCGACCGCCCGGTCTTCGCCAAGGACATCGTGCGGCACCACGGCGAGCCGATCGCCGCCGTCGCCGCCGACCACCCGGACACCGCCCGGCTGGCCGCCGCCGCGATCCTGGTCGAATACGACGTGCTCGAACCCATCACCGACCCGGAGAAGGCCTTCGCCGCCGAGCCGCTGCACCCCGACGGCAACCTGATCCGGCACATCCCGCTGCGCTTCGGCGACCCCGACACCGTCGGCGAGGTCATCGTCGAGGGCCTCTACCGGGTCGGCCGCCAGGACCCGGCCCCGATCGGCGCGGAGGCGGGCCTCGCCGTGCCCCGCCCCGACGGCGGCGTCGAGCTGTACGTCGCCTCCACCGACCCGCACGCCGACCGCGACATCGCCGCCGCCTGCTTCGGCCTTGAGGCCGGCCACGTCAAGGTCGTCGTCACCGGGGTGCCCGGCGCGATGGGCGACCGCGAGGACTCCGGCATCCAGCTGCCGCTGGGCCTGCTGGCGCTCAAGACCGGCTGCCCGGTCAAGTTCGTCGCCACCCGCGAGGAGTCCTTCCTCGGCCACGCCCACCGCCACCCCACCCTGCTGCGCTACCGCCACCACGCGGACGCGGACGGCCGGCTGGTGAAGGTCGAGGCGCAGATCCTGCTCGACGCGGGCGCCTACGCCGACGCCTCCTCCGACGCGCTGGCCGCCGCGGTGGCCTTCGCCGCCGGGCCCTACGTCGTCCCGCACGTCTTCGTTGAGGGCTGGGCGGTCCGCACCAACAACCCGCCGTCCGGGCACGTACGCGGCGAGGGCGCGCTCCAGGTCTGCACGGCCTACGAGGGCCAGATGGACAAGCTCGCCGCCAAGATCGGCCTGGAGCCCGCCGAGATCCGGATGCGCAATGTGCTGGCGACCGGCGACCTGCTGCCCACCGGGCAGACCGTCACCTGCCCGGCCCCGGTCGGCGAGCTGCTGAAGGCCGTGCGCGACGCCGACCTGCCGCCGCTGCCCGACGGCGACGACGAGTCGCAGTGGCTGCTGCCCGGCGGCACCTCGGGCGCGGGCGAGCCCGGCGCGGTGCGCCGCGGGGTCGGCTACGCGCTCGGCATGGTCCATGTGCTCGGCGCCGAGGGCACCGACGAGGTGTCCACCGCGACCGTACGGGTCCACGACGGCCGCGCCACCGTCATCTGCGCCGCCGTCGAGACCGGGCAGGGCTTCACCACCCTGGCCCGGCAGATCGTCCAGGAGGTGCTGGGCGTCGAGGACGTGCGCGTGCTGCCCTCCGACACCGACCAGCCGCCCGCGGGCCCTTCCGCCCGCGGCCGGCACACCTGGGTCTCCGGCGGGGCCGTCGAGCGGGCCGCGAAGATGGTGCGGACCCAGCTCCTCCAGCCGCTCGCGGCGAAGTTCGGCATGTCGGTCGAGCTGCTGGCCATCGCCGACGGGAAGATCACCTCCTACGACGGGGTGCTCTCGACGACGGTCGCCGAGACGCTGGACGGCAAGGAGCTGTGGGCGACCGCGCAGTGCCGCCCGCACCCCACCGACCGGCTCGACGAGACCGGCCAGGGCGACGCCTTCGTCGGGCTCACCTTCTGCGCGATCCGCGCGGTGGTCGACGTCGACATCGAGCTGGGCGCGGTCCGGGTGGTCGAACTCGCCGTCGCCCAGGACGTCGGCCGGATCCTCAACCCGCGGCAGCTCGCCGCGCGGATCGAGGCCGGGGTCACGCAGGGCGTCGGGCTGGCCCTGATGGAGGACCTGCGGGCGCCCCGCGGCATCGTCAAGCGCCCGAGCCTGACCGGCTACGCCCTGCCCACCGCCCTGGACGCGCCGGACGTGCGGATCGTCAAGCTGGTCGAGGAGCGCGACGTCGTGGCCCCCTTCGGGGCCAAGGCGGTCAGCGCGGTGCCGGTCGTGACGTCCCCCGCCGCGGTGGCCGCCGCGGTCCGCGCCGCCACCGGCCGGCCCATCGCACGGCTGCCCATCCGCCCGCAGGCGGCGATCGTCAAACCCCCGGCGTAG